The window ATTATCCTTGTAATTTTGTTTGTTGATGTGTGAATTTATTGGTTCTTATTCCTCACCAATTTTTATGCCTCTGATCTCGTAGCCGTTGTTAGTTTTGTTGCATATTGGTAGAGAGAACCTATCAAATTTTGTTACATATGGTGCTAAGGAGAGCGGTTTACTCTTTTCTTTAATCTTAGAGATACCACAGACCACAACTAGAGCGATCAATATGCATATTTTTTGCTAAATGTGAACGTTGTTGTTTTCTAAACAAAACAGTTGTGAACTTGCTGTCACACAGTGATAAGGTATGGTCTCTCACTCTTTctctaatttattttctatttttccccTTGAAAAATagtagattaggtattttttttactGGAAtgtggaagaaagaaaatatatCTTTTTGTTGTTATGTTTTTCCATTTTAACAAATGTCCTTTTGTTCTTGTATTAATTATTCTTGTTTAAAGCTGCTTCTATTGTTATTCAAATCCTTCTGAATTTATTGTTTGTATTTACACAATTTTTTTGATATGCTGCTGCGATgagttctgtttttttttttttcagtagaCTCTAGTTATGTCTTCTCCTCTTTTACCTCTTTAGTTTTGTTTGAATATTTTGACAAATAGAACTGGAATATGTGTAATCTCAAATCCTGAATTTGATTGCTCCTGGCATAGAAGGACTCGTATATAGTTCTTTAAAATTGGACAATTTAATATCATTCTTAATCGGGTTTGCCTCTTTGTTAACTTTTTTTCCatccaattttccatttctgtttttgTTGACCCAATTTTGCAAAGCATCTGATCATGTGATTTTCTTACCAAACCTAGTTGAAGGTTTACTTCTCATTATGTATTCGATGTTTCAATTCTTTTGTTTATACTTTCTTATTTTATTCAGCTTTATTGTCTCATTTTTAGATTGGCTAATATACTCTTAACATATGATAGAGTACTAAGTTTTCATCTCTGTTGTCCGATGCAATGCTTGCACCAcaaattttgttagcttttttttaatttgtctgTGGTGGCAGTTTCAGGATTCAACATTTTGATGTGCTGGTAACATACTTGCAAGAATGATTAACTTTCTAGTTCACTACTATTGTGATACAATTTCTTGCACCggatgaatttttaatttttttttttataacaataaagtTGTTAATTATGACATTGATATATTGATGAGAAAAGAAGGGGGATACATGGCTAGTTATGACATTAATTATATGAGTTTTACATGTTTTATGTGGGATTAGACTTGCTTGGAGGAATTGCTCTGTAACATGACTCCACCTTCTTCTTAGAGGGGTTCTTGTTTCTCCTCAATCCCATTAAGGAATAAGACACTTGTGTGGATTGTTGAACTTCAACTTTGACCCTTTTAGATGTATTAGAAGAGCATGTTGATGGTGACAACAATAATAGAAGTACAAGAACAAAGAAGTTACCAGTGCTATGATGAACAAATGCTTCATGGTATTATAGTAGTGTTAGTCGAAAAATACTTTCGAAAGGATAAGCTAATTCGAAATGTTGGTGAGATGTTAGGAAAGGAGTAGAAATCGAAAAGACACACGTGCAAGCGTTAAGTGGAAATTATTTGGCGTGTACTCGATTTCGATACCTTAACAAATCGAGAAATAATTCGAATAGAGAATCGAATGGCATTTTCGAGTGGAGAATCGAGCGGTTACACAAAGAAAGAAGTTGAAGGCTTTTCTTTGAGTTGGGAATTTATTGGTAATGTTCATTAGCAAAAGAATGGGAAAGGAGGAATGCGCATACAAGGCAGCACCATGCAATTAGTGGTCGGTTATAGAAACAGGTTATAAATATTAGTAAGTTTTAGGAAATAGGGTTGAAATTTCTCTTCAAAaatacactcaagcacactcacattcCTAACGAATTTCTGAGTCTGCATTCGAGTTCAATTTCTGTATGGTTTCCTTCCATGCCTTTAATTTTCCATTTACAATTCTTGTAacctttatttttcttgtcagaTTTATCTTCAAagcatactttaattttattgtcaGATTTACAttcaaagttttttttatttatttgtctgATTTACATTTCAGTATCTTTAAGTTTTCTGCCAAAAGTCCTTTGATCCTGTCGGAGGcattttaattgctttctttataaTTCAGTGCAAATTATTTCGATTTCAGTCAGTCTCCTTTTCAAATCCTTTATTTTACACTTCTTTTATCCTTTGGCATTTTTCGaacttattttcctattttaataCTCAGGCTAATTCGAGAAcctttgatgcacttatagaactggtacctgcaaaagaggagtacgtttcgctcccagaccattagaatcgaaccaccatcgatttgctaaaaattgacaaaacaaattggcacgtcCGGTGGGATAGTTTTAAACTAAAGtgtgtcaaataattttttagtgtCATTTGGTGTatgcaattaagaagtggaaggaTTGTTCACATGGCTGAAGAAGTgtcaaatgtgaatggtggttcgtCCACTAATGACAGTATACCAATAACGGTGTAATTTTTGGACGTTACTTCACGTTCCGAATGGTTAGTTGTAAGTGAAAGTACAGTGGTTACTAGTGTACAAACAGAAAATATTGGACGTAATATTCATCTACGTGGTAACTTACCGCCAATCCAGTCTTCAGTAACCGGTGGTTGGCCCCGCCTTATAGCCTTCCTCCTGGTTATATTCCACCAGTGAGTGATTTTGTTCTTCCTGTTCGTTTCGGGGGTGTAAATGGAGTAAATAATTCTCAAAACCCACAACAGTTTTCGGAATTCTCTCGTGATTATAATGTGGGCTCTACATCGAATGCCTCTAATTCTATGGCGGTATTTTCGACAACATGTAGAGAAAAGTCATCatgatttagaaaaaaataaaaataaaactaagatttTATATCACAcaatgttaaatacaaatttaataataaaaatagagtggtAAAATGGTAAAATAAAACTGGAAGGAATACATGCAATAGGTAGTTTAGATGGAACATTGTTTTAAAATGATGGTTGAGGGTCAATACTTTTAGCGAGGAATCATTATGTGAAAATGATGGTGGAAGGCCAGTGCTTCTAGCAGATGGAACCTTGCGGTGAAAATGGCGATGGAGGGCCAATATTTtcagcaaaaacaaaaaatatttttctaagagtCAAGAATAAaagtagattttttattttaaagtcatTTTTttacgaaaataataaaataacttaTCGAAGAGGAGAAGTCGTATATttgtacttttaaaaaaaattgtgaattaacttttcgaaaaattaattttttttaaaataatgtctttataacttttcataatttaaaagtaaataaataaataaataaataaataaataaataaatagctacTTCCCAAATGGGGCTGAGTCTAATTTAATTGCCAAAATGCCTTGGTCACATAGTATCACCGCACTACTACTGTCGTTTTGAGGTGTCTGTGCTAGTGTCGTTTCATAAATTCGTTGTCGTTTAAGTCTTAACTGAGATTTGAGATCTGTGTTCTTCTTCATCAGAGTCGCAGAAATCCTTCCAATGCCACTCTCAGATGCAACTTCTTCACTCCCAAACGAACCCTAACGCAAATGGTGGGACCGAAAAGACACTTCCTTCCACTGATCTTAATCTCCGTTACCGCCTTCATCTTCTACACATTCCACCAGTCTTCACTGCCACCACCTTCCGCCCCCGAACTCAACCCCAATTTCACCCTCCAAAACCCAATTCggaaaaaccctaaccctaacttcACCTTCATCATCAAAGTCCTCGCCTTTAATCGCCTCGACTCCCTCTCCCGCTGCCTCCGCTCACTCTCCTCCGCCGATTACCTCGGCGACCGCGTCCACCTCCACATCTACATTGACCATTTTGCCAATGGATCATCGGAGATTGATGAGAAGCTTAGAGAATCGCACCGGATTTTGGAGTTCGTCGATTCGTTCGATTGGAAATTTGGGGAAAAAGTTGTGCTTTACAGGACCCTGAATGCTGGCTTGCAGGCGCAGTGGCTGGAAGCGTGGTGGCCAAGCAACGATGACGAGTTTGCGTTCGTTGTGGAGGATGATTTGGAGGTTTCTTCACTCTATTACGAGTTCGTGAAAGGAGTGATCATGAATTTCTATTACAATGCCTCCAATTATAGCCCTTCCATCTATGGTGTATCGTTGCAAAGAGCAAGGTTTGTCCCAGGTACCATGTTTTttctgtttatttgtttttctaacgattaattaatttgattgattttGCTCAAAATTGTGCAAACTTATTTTAAATGTTgttttgtgtgtgtgttttgACAAGTAGGTGAAGTTTTATGTATTGAAGGAATATGGTTTAATCATGTAGATACCATAGAAATGGCAAAGTTCTTCATCTATGCTTTATCTGATTTTctaattgtttatttgatttttgaagttgTCTTTTAATACTTTCCAATTCTGATGGTGATGCTTGAAAATTGAGAATGGAAGCTGCGAATGCATGCAATTTCACTAGTTGAGTAGTGGGATACTTCCGGCAGTAGGATTCCGTGCCGGCGGCAATCATGTTTAGTATAAGAATTTGATCTGTGAGAAACTGGTGTTTTGAGTTTTGATGGAATGGAGTTGAACCTTTTTCTTTGTGTGTGATGATTATTTGGAAAATGAAAATGGATGTTACAAAGTTGAGAACGGTGGAAGAACTTTGTTGAACACTTGGTGTAACTTTCTTCTTTTATCTGCTGCCTAAGTAATTATTCTCTGCTGCTTCATTATTTGTGTATGTTAATATGGGTACTGATGGTATTATTGGTTCGGGGCTGCAGGTAAACATGGAAACAAATTACAGTTAGATGACCAGACACGACTATTTTTATACCAACTGGTTGGGACTTGGGGTCAAATTCTCTTTCCAAAGCCTTGGAAAGAGTTCAGGTTGTGGTACGATGGAAACAAGGCAAAGGGAATTAGGCCCTTTCTTGAGGGAATGGTAATATTTCCTTTTTACTGTAAGAAAAAAATTTGTGTTCTTCACTCTTATCCAGTTCTCAGATTTGTTGATTTTAGCATATAATTTTTGTTGCAAAATTCTGTGTAGGTGACTACAGGATGGTATAAGAAGATGGGGGAGAAAATTTGGACACCTTGGTTCATTAAATTTATTCAATCCCGTGGTTACTTTAATATCTACCAGAACTTTCTGCATGAGAGAGCATTAAGTGTTTCCCACAGAGATGCAGGAGTAAACTATGGAAAAAGTGCTGGACCTGATTCTCAATTAATTGAGGAAAGATCACTGGACTTCAATCTTTTGGAAATGCAGCCTCTGAGCAGTTTAAAATGGTACGATTTTTGTTTCAAAGAAGTACTTCCCAGCAAGGTGGTGACAAACATGGAAGAACTTGGATCTATGCTTCACTCTCTACCGAAACAAGATAGTATCGTTGTAGTTAATATTGTTGGGGTATCAGATGCAGTAGCTAGAAACTTATTATGTCACTTTGAGAGGCTAGATATCAGGAATTATATATTTATGGGCCCTCCATCtgacttcttgtttgatcttgcaAGGAGGGGGCATCCTGTAGTTGATATGGACCAATTTCTAAGTAGCGTTGGAGTGTATAAATCGACTTCCAAAGGTCCAAATTCTGTTGCCATCAAGAGTATTTTGGCAAAGGCTTATGTAATTAGAAAGTGTATCCATAATAGGTATAACACATGGGTGATCAATGGAAACATGCTTCTCAATTCTAACCTCTTGTCCGAATCCAGTGATCTCAATAAGGACTTCTTTGTTG is drawn from Arachis hypogaea cultivar Tifrunner chromosome 12, arahy.Tifrunner.gnm2.J5K5, whole genome shotgun sequence and contains these coding sequences:
- the LOC112726672 gene encoding uncharacterized protein, which translates into the protein MVGPKRHFLPLILISVTAFIFYTFHQSSLPPPSAPELNPNFTLQNPIRKNPNPNFTFIIKVLAFNRLDSLSRCLRSLSSADYLGDRVHLHIYIDHFANGSSEIDEKLRESHRILEFVDSFDWKFGEKVVLYRTLNAGLQAQWLEAWWPSNDDEFAFVVEDDLEVSSLYYEFVKGVIMNFYYNASNYSPSIYGVSLQRARFVPGKHGNKLQLDDQTRLFLYQLVGTWGQILFPKPWKEFRLWYDGNKAKGIRPFLEGMVTTGWYKKMGEKIWTPWFIKFIQSRGYFNIYQNFLHERALSVSHRDAGVNYGKSAGPDSQLIEERSLDFNLLEMQPLSSLKWYDFCFKEVLPSKVVTNMEELGSMLHSLPKQDSIVVVNIVGVSDAVARNLLCHFERLDIRNYIFMGPPSDFLFDLARRGHPVVDMDQFLSSVGVYKSTSKGPNSVAIKSILAKAYVIRKCIHNRYNTWVINGNMLLNSNLLSESSDLNKDFFVANNLDFFYAKSSSSSEKVWSNDFVSKVVAMANSLARKNDGIRFVYVVKKLLEESGAMIGRVDETTFGMKICSDEVGKSSFEDKKLVHWSTVMELESVQKCLEELNLWSIDSDLSCTAVVCHKS